A window of the Zeugodacus cucurbitae isolate PBARC_wt_2022May chromosome 2, idZeuCucr1.2, whole genome shotgun sequence genome harbors these coding sequences:
- the Ttpal_5 gene encoding alpha-tocopherol transfer protein-like, which yields MKPADLNEQYARFPEISRDEMKKFVNWIHAQPHMQNLSEEAALHFFHASMNSMEMAKQVLDTNLTVRTHCEDFFTNLDCERPELQRAMRTVSICPLPQTTPEGYRVIIGKLADTNASNFNFVDCMKLYCMIFDMWMCEDGIRPGHIMVMDLKGVTLGHVARIGIFQMKKFLFYLQEAAAIRLIGFHFINIVPFMDKILALMTPFMKKELTSILYVHNNLEDFFKFVPQSILPKDYGGTELECVEFRETVYAKLKENREEMLQFEKRHQVNEKLRPGKPKNASELFGIQGNFKKLDID from the exons ATGAAACCCGCGGATTTGAATGAGCAATATGCACGCTTTCCGGAAATCTCACGCGATGAGATGAAGAAATTCGTCAATTGGATACACGCGCAACCGCATATGCAAAATTTGTCCGAAGAGGCCGCGCTGCACTTCTTTCACGCCTCCATGAACAGCATGGAAATGGCCAAACAGGTGCTGGATACCAATCTAACGGTGCGCACACATTGCGAGGACTTCTTTACGAATCTGGACTGTGAGCGACCGGAGCTGCAGCGAGCCATGCGAACAGT CTCAATTTGTCCGTTACCACAGACCACACCTGAGGGTTATCGCGTTATAATCGGGAAGTTAGCCGATACAAACGCTTCGAATTTCAATTTTGTGGACTGCATGAAACT TTACTGCATGATTTTCGATATGTGGATGTGCGAAGATGGCATACGTCCGGGACACATTATGGTTATGGATTTAAAGGGTGTCACCTTGGGGCATGTGGCACGCATTGGCATATTTCAGATGAAAAAGTTTCTCTTCTATTTACAG GAAGCTGCCGCGATACGTCTGATTGGTTTCCATTTCATCAATATTGTACCGTTTATGGATAAAATTTTGGCACTCATGACACCGTTTATGAAGAAGGAGCTAACCAGTATACTATATGTACACAACAACTTGgaagattttttcaaatttgtaccACAATCTATATTGCCCAAAGATTACGGCGGCACAGAGTTGGAGTGTGTGGAATTCAGAg AAACCGTTTACGCCAAGCTCAAAGAAAATCGCGAGGAAATGTTGCAATTTGAAAAACGTCACCaagtaaatgaaaaattgcGTCCGGGAAAACCAAAAAATGCCTCAGAGCTGTTCGGTATTCAAGGGAATTTCAAGAAATTGGatattgattaa